ATCCTGTGGCAATTACCTATATGCTTGAGCAATTGAAATCCTACACCTATAATCAGTTGCATATTGTTTTTGGAATGAGCGATGATAAACGTATCGATGATGTTTTAAACTTAATGCCAAAGGAAGCTATTTACTATTTTGCAAAACCAGATGTACCCCGTGGGATGGAAGCCATCAAACTTCAGCAAAATGCATTAACACATCATTTAATGGGTGAAAGCTTTGTTGATGTGGGCGAAGCAATAAAAGCAAGTGAATTAAATGCTAACAAAGATGATTTCATCTTAATTACAGGTAGTGCATTTGTAGTGGCTGATGCAATGCACTTTTTAAACCAATAGTTTTATTTCCAATCTATTCGAACGTGTACTACTTCTTTCTGATCGGCTAACCGAAGGATTTTAAATGTATCATTTGTTTTATTTGAATAAAGCTGCAATTCATCTCCCATTCGTCCTTCCGCTATAAAATTTATTTGAAATGATGAAACTGTTTGAGCCATCAACATGGATTCTGATAGTGCATCCATAGTCATTTCAATGTATTTTGAATTGATGACATGTTTATTAAAATCTAAATCTGAGTATTTAACTTTTTTGGAATACAGCATTTCATCACAAGCGCTAACATCTATTTTATCAATTTCACTAACAGCCTTTTCATTGGTCCAAACAACTCTTTCGTGAAAAACCTTCTCTGGTCTGACAGGTCTTCTGCTAGCATTATCAATAATTAACCAATTTGAACCTGCATTAATGATAATTTCTTCCTTTTCATTTTTTACATTAAAATGACGATTGGCAAATAATTTCTGAATATCTACCGGCCATGTTTTGGCTTTAATATTCTCTCTCCATTTTGGATAATTTATGATATCAATTTTTAAGCGAGACAATACCCACAAATAACTCTGTGTTTCCAAATCTTCAAATCCAAAACCCAATTCACCTGCATGCAGCCAGGCTAATTCCATGAGCATATCACTTATTGATTTAATGGTCATTTTTGCTTGAAAATCTGTTTCGTGCCATGAAACAAAAAAATCCTGTTCATGATTTGCGGGATAATTCATAATCTATCAAATTTTGAGTGCAACAAAAATATAAAAGTCCATAGTTTTGTGGGACAATAATTTTTTTTATGGCTCGGCATAAACAAAGGAAGTTTGCGGAACTGGCAACTTTGGATAATTTCTATTTTCAACCAGAAAATATGCAAGGAAAATGGAATTCGTTATGTTTTAAAAACACCAATCCAATTGTATTAGAACTTGGTTGTGGCAAAGGAGAATACACTAATAATTTAGGAGCAAAATTCCCGGATAAAAACTTTATTGGTGTTGATCTGAAAGGAGTTCGTTTATGGAGGGCTGCGAAAAATGCATTAGACAATAAACTCAATAATGTAGCATTCCTCCAAATTAACATTGATAATATTGAAGATTATTTCGCAGTAGAGGAAGTGTCTGAAATTTGGATTCCATTTCCTGATCCATATCCCAAACCATCTAAATGGAAGAAACGTTTAATTTCAAGTAAATTTCTAAATAAATATAAAACAATACTTCAGCAAAAAGGAATTGTCCATTTTAAAACAGATAATACGCCTTTGTTTGAATTTGCCAAAGAAACACTCGATAAAGACAAACATAGCATCCTTCAAATCACTGACAACTTACATGAATCTGATTTGTTGAATGAATACAATAGCATTCCAACTTATTTTGAAGGATTATTTAGGGATAAGGGAGAGACTATTAAATATATTAAGTTTCAATTAAAATGAATTTAACCCTGACAGGGCTTCAAGCCCTGTCAGGGTTAAATTGCAATCGATTTTACATTAATATTAATGACTTCCCCGTTCTCTCAAGTCTTCCGCAGAAGTACTTGCCAGCCTGACAGCAAGGGCAGGTGAGAAATAATAAAAAGAATGACTCCAGTCTTTCAACCCATAAAAAGGTTTGGAAATATAGTTTAGCCTGACAAACTCAACATTCCAGCACATAAAATCTTAGCAGGGGTAGTGTTTAAAGAAATGATCCTAGGAATGACTTCCATGAATAAAAATACAATTAACTTTTTTTCTGACTGTTTTGTATCTTCGTATTACTATTAAAATTCAAGACAATGGCAACCTATACAATCACAA
Above is a genomic segment from Bacteroidota bacterium containing:
- the trmB gene encoding tRNA (guanosine(46)-N7)-methyltransferase TrmB, which codes for MARHKQRKFAELATLDNFYFQPENMQGKWNSLCFKNTNPIVLELGCGKGEYTNNLGAKFPDKNFIGVDLKGVRLWRAAKNALDNKLNNVAFLQINIDNIEDYFAVEEVSEIWIPFPDPYPKPSKWKKRLISSKFLNKYKTILQQKGIVHFKTDNTPLFEFAKETLDKDKHSILQITDNLHESDLLNEYNSIPTYFEGLFRDKGETIKYIKFQLK
- a CDS encoding bifunctional folylpolyglutamate synthase/dihydrofolate synthase, giving the protein PVAITYMLEQLKSYTYNQLHIVFGMSDDKRIDDVLNLMPKEAIYYFAKPDVPRGMEAIKLQQNALTHHLMGESFVDVGEAIKASELNANKDDFILITGSAFVVADAMHFLNQ